The following proteins are co-located in the Spirosoma montaniterrae genome:
- a CDS encoding nucleotide pyrophosphohydrolase → MTLQEAQTTVDGWIRTVGVRYFNELTNMAMLTEEVGEVARIIARRYGEQSEKESDKAKDLGDEMADVLWVLICLANQTGVDLTEAFQKNLEKKNVRDATRHKENQKLQ, encoded by the coding sequence ATGACCCTACAAGAAGCCCAAACTACTGTCGATGGCTGGATCAGGACCGTTGGTGTGCGGTACTTCAACGAACTGACCAATATGGCAATGCTGACCGAAGAGGTCGGCGAAGTGGCCCGGATTATTGCCCGACGGTACGGCGAACAGTCGGAAAAGGAATCGGACAAAGCCAAAGACCTCGGCGACGAAATGGCCGACGTGCTGTGGGTACTCATCTGCCTGGCTAACCAAACAGGCGTTGACCTGACGGAAGCGTTTCAGAAAAATCTCGAAAAAAAGAACGTTCGCGACGCCACCCGTCATAAGGAAAATCAGAAATTGCAGTAG
- a CDS encoding M16 family metallopeptidase codes for MEDYLVHTLPNGIRIAHRQIPHTQIAHCGIMLDIGSRDEQPHQQGIAHFWEHMAFKGTEKRKSYHIITRLETVGGELNAYTTKEKVCFHASVLGAHFEKAAELLADITFHSIFPEKQIERERGVILEEMAMYYDSPEDAIQDDFDALIFPNHALGTNILGTTDTVGSFRREDLQRFIAENYDTRRIVFASVSNLPFKQVVKIAERYFSDVPTQQSARQRRTPTDYVPRQDRVERPITQAQCAIGRPAYGLTDPRRLPFFMLVNLLGGPGMNSRLNLNLREKYGLVYSIDANYTPYLDTGFLGIYFGTDPKKVDKAQSLISKELKRLRDQPLTTLQLHQTKEQLIGQLAMAEESNNSFMLMMAKSLLDIDRVESLNDIFNDINAVTASQLQGLAQEVFVEDEFSSLTFVPERE; via the coding sequence ATGGAAGATTATTTAGTACATACATTGCCCAATGGAATCCGCATCGCCCATCGTCAAATACCGCATACGCAGATTGCACACTGCGGTATCATGCTCGACATTGGTAGCCGCGACGAACAGCCGCATCAGCAGGGAATAGCCCATTTTTGGGAACATATGGCTTTCAAAGGTACGGAAAAGCGGAAATCGTACCATATTATTACCCGACTTGAAACGGTTGGGGGCGAATTAAATGCCTATACAACCAAAGAAAAAGTCTGTTTTCATGCGTCCGTTCTGGGTGCGCACTTCGAGAAAGCGGCTGAACTTCTGGCCGACATTACGTTCCATTCGATTTTTCCCGAAAAACAAATCGAACGCGAACGGGGTGTTATCCTCGAAGAGATGGCGATGTATTACGACTCGCCCGAAGATGCCATTCAGGATGATTTCGATGCGCTGATTTTCCCAAACCATGCGCTGGGAACCAACATCCTGGGAACCACCGACACGGTTGGTTCGTTCCGGCGCGAAGACCTTCAGCGGTTCATTGCCGAAAACTACGACACGCGCCGGATTGTCTTTGCGTCGGTCAGCAATTTGCCGTTTAAGCAGGTGGTGAAAATTGCCGAAAGGTATTTCAGCGACGTGCCTACGCAGCAGTCGGCCCGGCAACGCCGAACCCCGACCGACTACGTGCCGCGTCAGGACCGTGTAGAGCGGCCTATTACGCAGGCTCAGTGCGCTATCGGTCGCCCCGCCTACGGCCTGACCGACCCGCGCCGACTGCCGTTTTTTATGCTCGTAAACCTGCTCGGTGGTCCCGGCATGAACTCGCGGCTGAACCTCAACCTGCGCGAAAAATACGGTCTTGTGTATTCTATCGATGCCAACTATACGCCGTATTTAGACACGGGTTTTCTGGGCATTTACTTCGGCACCGATCCGAAGAAAGTCGATAAAGCACAGTCGCTGATCAGTAAAGAGCTAAAACGACTCCGCGACCAGCCCCTCACGACGCTGCAACTGCACCAGACCAAAGAGCAATTGATTGGGCAGTTGGCTATGGCCGAAGAAAGCAACAACAGCTTTATGCTGATGATGGCAAAAAGCCTGCTCGACATTGATCGCGTAGAATCTCTAAACGACATTTTCAACGACATCAATGCCGTAACGGCCAGTCAGTTACAAGGTCTCGCGCAGGAAGTGTTCGTAGAAGATGAGTTTTCGTCGCTGACATTCGTGCCGGAGAGGGAATGA
- the creD gene encoding cell envelope integrity protein CreD, protein MNADSQSSVPALDRVNQWVRTSTMLKIIVVGILVLVLLVPTSMVQSLITEREQTRTDAVKEVSDKWGNAQIIAGPVLSVPFTVIEKDEKGRTTTRTDYAHALPDDLQITGSIQPEQRNRGIYSVMLYNTRLTVRATLKRPLAERLGIDERALQWDKAIISLGVTDMKGIKDTIRMQVNGKSLVVEPGIPTNDVLRSGVSALLPADATDIRFTCDLNLNGSTELSFQPFGKQTTVALTSPWATPSFSGAYLPDERDVKADGFRASWKVLQYNRNFAQQGVGPFMDAVTANGQPQLATDNTAFGVKLLLPVDEYQKTTRSAKYAIMFILITFSAFFFVEILNRQRIHPIQYLLVGFAICLFYVLLLAISEHLTFNLAYLICSVVVLALISFYVRYVFQNARLTGLFTAVLALLYGFFYSLLQLEDYSLLLGSVGLLLILGTIMYLTRNVNWYKAYEG, encoded by the coding sequence ATGAATGCCGACTCTCAATCGTCTGTACCGGCTTTAGACCGGGTTAACCAATGGGTACGCACATCTACCATGCTCAAAATCATAGTTGTAGGCATTCTTGTATTGGTGTTGCTGGTGCCAACGAGCATGGTACAGTCGCTGATTACGGAGCGCGAACAAACCCGTACCGACGCCGTAAAAGAGGTCAGCGATAAATGGGGCAATGCCCAAATTATTGCCGGGCCGGTCCTGAGCGTACCGTTTACGGTTATCGAGAAAGACGAGAAAGGCCGCACTACCACCCGCACCGACTACGCCCACGCCCTGCCCGACGATCTCCAGATTACCGGCTCCATACAGCCGGAGCAACGCAACCGGGGCATCTATTCCGTTATGCTGTACAATACCCGGCTCACGGTTCGGGCTACGCTGAAACGCCCGCTGGCGGAGCGATTGGGCATCGACGAACGTGCATTGCAGTGGGATAAAGCCATTATTTCGCTGGGCGTGACCGATATGAAAGGCATTAAAGATACCATTCGGATGCAGGTCAACGGCAAGTCGCTGGTGGTGGAGCCGGGCATTCCGACCAACGACGTGCTGCGGTCGGGGGTGAGTGCATTGCTGCCCGCCGACGCCACCGACATCCGTTTTACGTGCGACCTGAACCTGAACGGCAGTACAGAACTGAGCTTTCAGCCGTTTGGCAAACAAACGACGGTTGCGCTTACCTCGCCCTGGGCCACGCCAAGTTTCAGCGGGGCGTACCTGCCCGACGAGCGCGACGTGAAAGCCGACGGTTTCCGGGCGTCGTGGAAGGTGTTGCAGTATAACCGCAATTTCGCGCAGCAGGGCGTTGGCCCGTTCATGGACGCCGTGACAGCAAATGGACAGCCGCAGTTGGCAACCGACAACACAGCCTTTGGCGTCAAGCTATTGCTGCCCGTCGATGAGTATCAGAAAACCACCCGGTCGGCCAAATACGCTATCATGTTCATTCTGATTACGTTCTCAGCGTTTTTCTTCGTAGAGATACTGAATCGACAACGGATTCACCCGATTCAGTATTTGCTGGTCGGGTTCGCCATTTGTCTGTTTTATGTACTGTTGCTGGCTATTTCAGAGCATCTGACGTTCAATCTGGCCTATCTGATTTGCTCGGTGGTGGTGCTGGCTCTGATTTCGTTTTACGTCCGCTACGTATTCCAAAACGCCCGACTGACGGGCCTGTTTACGGCGGTGCTGGCTCTGCTCTATGGCTTTTTCTACTCGCTGCTACAACTTGAAGATTACTCGCTGTTGTTGGGCAGTGTGGGCCTGTTGCTGATTCTGGGGACGATCATGTACCTCACCCGCAACGTGAACTGGTATAAGGCGTATGAGGGATAA
- a CDS encoding cellulose binding domain-containing protein: MHKKLLPTLCWLVGALLTAVSAVTAQQIVEVLPLTDRIVMVHLDEGFVNKHTLGQKRGDESVVRTELNVGLATTLTTYQLSSTNDPAYGTAKSPVDLGRKSKGTDYAFLCQNWGPNGCVNTDADHAKEHWLYLYLPTPLQRGKAYTLNTGAVGSNGSTWNFTYDEKTIRSEAVHINQMGYKPNAALKYGYVYHWLGNKGGLDLTNYAGKDFWVVNTANNTVAFSGKLVFRKSKTNPETGQPTDSPNANFSSADVYECNFSGLTTPGTYRLAVEGVGASFEFAIGNDVYTEPFTAVMNGLFKNRSGIAITAGPISDHNRPAPHNPGVTPGFSNRLFYSTARAADYVTDGGSSAERATAKAAFEAGKKGNINTWGFYQDAGDWDGYFSHSRVPADLLFLYESFPTKFTDNSLKLAETGNGIPDLLDEARWLPRYYKRTKDAIVANGWGDGGVGGSRIFGDLWGGDERPDGTTKASWTDTDRDWYVSGADVWTTFRYAGLAAHMAYNLSLAGATDPENINWQQEAIDAYAWALSKQTPADETPKGDYVLRYDRLYAAAMLYKLTGTEAYHTQFKTDFNALDLNGIDLQDDGRLGLWAYATLPANRTADATILAAIRAKAVSTGDEILVNSANRRAARWGGNWFFPMLVGQGTSPMITQGIMAYCVLRGNNPAKASEYLPYIATTADYFLGNNPLNQTWVTGMGKRYPRELFHMDGWYSGATNTTRSGIVPYGQWRTSNPRPAQIGWWDIHWAEKTITPANLDTWPGHERWFDQRPTPLSSEFTVHQTQRWSIMAFGFLNAVEEPPFTGVPVTGVTINPTNLTVVLGRTSSATATVQPGNATNQGVTWSSNNTGVATVGSDGTITGVAEGSAVVTVTTAEGNFSQAVNVTVVRRAVTGISVSPTSLTVRVGRTGSLSATVQPTDATNANITWSSSNTSVATVANGVVTGVTEGTATITVTTADGNFQQSVNVTVSPLVGFTCSGNLAVNGDVEAPDITAGASTTNSGFQSFGNATLADDAVSGVQAIKLSNYMHQIIFNPAIKKYTLRVKIKRQGNTNYAGMKLAFQNSANQELPGAIETNITNTDYQEIALGPLDAPAGADKLLMQFFVGGGFLLIDDVCLTAQDIADTQAPSTPANLSVVNALSQSVQLGWTASTDNVAVTKYEIHQNGTKVGESTTNAFSVTGLTAGTSYTFTVKAFDGAGNVSSESNAVTATTLLSDPRYELLPTDDKDNDGNGTRATVNHSQFTNAYYKFNLAGVSGTPTRALLRLNKTDGRAMLAYLGVFADDQDGWTETGSTNPQNATTISTRYLPSGTGSVIEFDVTNYVLAELGAGRNKIASFQVNNHIGNWVSLGTKENAGPKPQLIISTAAFTDSQAPTAPTGLTATEQAQTGFRLSWAIATDNVGVISYEVFNGANKIGTVSAELQTLLVKNLTSGTGYSFTVRAVDGAGNGTSSAALAVTTAAASATSIVMTTTDDTGTPDNAIGTAPYATLSQWNNSFARFDLANVQGTVSNAKLRLFAPNAITMTLKNASTKSWSERNQSSLPSPTDPVLKTASSSTNNTYVEFDVTDLVQSVLTGDKLLSWAINHTAGNWLSWRTKEDAVNIPQLVLTLVGETAPTVAPTFSGLPASGTACTGSSTTLTASCASGAVTWQGTPQGTISGAAIVLPTAAGTYNYTAVCANAAGSGPSATTSLTLSTPAAPNWANAGGQQSATVTQNASSVTFVATNCTGQLNWTGPNSTSGTGSIIVSTSQTGTFVYGGTCSIGSCVSSPANVTVTVMAPALKVQYADGDNGQLTNNNIKPYLRIVNDANTPVPLGDLKMRYWFTAENFADINTWIDHAQLGNSYVQMKYFRTEQPRSGADGYIEYSFAQLAGDLWANGSTGPIQSRFANKDWAELSEADDYSYRAGSNYANHDRVTLYRKDAQGNWQLIWGTEPAVVPAVQGVRVLTSSQSSGANAISTFLKIENTGNVPIRYEDLNVRYWFTSEGGSALTYSLDYAKLGNGNVTSQFTRLNPARTKADVYVEMAFKPSLGSLFPRSNTGNIQYRINKADWSNFDQANDHSYLSGSTFAENSRVTVYHKGQLIYGTEPPAAGGRLPASETTDTWEARLLVNPSPDRDIRVEIRGAEGQSLRLSLTDIQGRVVAEQHIDAAGAVEERSLDSGSRNPGLFLLHVNTARKSVTLRALRQ, from the coding sequence ATGCACAAAAAACTACTCCCAACCTTATGTTGGCTTGTGGGCGCGTTACTAACTGCCGTCAGTGCGGTAACTGCCCAGCAGATTGTCGAGGTGCTGCCCCTCACCGACCGGATCGTCATGGTACACCTCGACGAAGGCTTTGTCAACAAACACACGCTCGGCCAGAAACGGGGCGATGAGTCGGTAGTGCGAACCGAGCTGAATGTCGGATTGGCCACCACGCTCACGACGTATCAGCTCAGCAGCACGAACGACCCGGCCTACGGTACGGCCAAAAGCCCCGTCGACCTGGGACGTAAGAGTAAGGGTACCGACTACGCTTTCCTGTGTCAGAACTGGGGACCGAACGGCTGCGTCAACACTGACGCCGACCATGCCAAAGAGCATTGGCTATATCTGTACCTGCCTACGCCCCTGCAACGCGGCAAAGCCTATACGCTCAACACCGGGGCCGTCGGCAGCAATGGTAGCACCTGGAACTTTACATACGATGAGAAAACCATCCGCTCGGAAGCCGTTCACATCAATCAGATGGGCTATAAACCCAACGCGGCTCTGAAGTACGGTTACGTCTATCACTGGCTCGGCAACAAAGGCGGGCTGGACCTGACCAACTACGCCGGTAAGGATTTCTGGGTGGTCAATACCGCGAACAATACCGTAGCATTTTCGGGCAAGCTGGTTTTTCGGAAGAGCAAAACGAATCCCGAAACCGGTCAGCCGACCGACTCGCCCAACGCCAACTTCAGCAGTGCCGACGTCTATGAGTGTAACTTCTCCGGCCTGACTACGCCCGGTACGTATCGGCTGGCGGTCGAAGGTGTTGGCGCGTCATTTGAGTTTGCGATTGGCAACGACGTCTATACCGAACCGTTTACGGCGGTGATGAACGGGCTGTTCAAGAACCGCAGCGGCATTGCCATCACGGCTGGCCCCATCAGCGACCACAACCGCCCGGCACCGCACAACCCTGGCGTTACGCCGGGCTTCAGCAACCGGCTGTTCTACAGCACGGCACGAGCCGCCGATTACGTGACTGATGGCGGCAGCAGTGCCGAGCGAGCTACGGCCAAAGCCGCGTTTGAAGCTGGTAAGAAAGGCAATATCAACACCTGGGGCTTCTACCAGGATGCGGGCGACTGGGACGGGTACTTCTCGCACTCACGCGTGCCCGCCGACCTGCTGTTTCTGTACGAAAGCTTCCCGACGAAGTTTACCGACAATAGCCTGAAATTAGCCGAAACCGGTAACGGTATACCCGATCTGCTCGATGAAGCCCGCTGGTTGCCGCGTTACTACAAACGTACCAAAGACGCCATCGTAGCCAACGGCTGGGGCGACGGGGGTGTGGGTGGCTCGCGTATTTTCGGTGATCTCTGGGGGGGCGACGAGCGGCCCGACGGTACAACCAAAGCCTCCTGGACCGATACCGACCGCGACTGGTACGTATCCGGGGCCGACGTCTGGACCACCTTCCGCTACGCTGGCTTAGCCGCACACATGGCCTACAACCTGAGCCTCGCTGGTGCTACCGATCCCGAAAACATCAACTGGCAGCAGGAAGCCATCGACGCCTACGCCTGGGCACTGAGCAAACAAACCCCCGCCGACGAAACACCCAAAGGCGATTACGTGCTGCGCTACGACCGGCTCTACGCAGCCGCCATGCTCTACAAACTAACCGGCACCGAAGCGTATCATACGCAGTTCAAAACCGATTTCAACGCGCTGGACCTGAACGGCATCGACCTACAGGACGACGGGCGACTGGGGCTATGGGCCTATGCTACGTTGCCTGCCAACCGCACTGCTGACGCTACGATTCTGGCCGCCATCCGGGCAAAGGCCGTCAGCACGGGCGATGAGATTCTGGTGAACTCGGCCAACAGGCGGGCGGCTCGCTGGGGCGGCAACTGGTTCTTTCCGATGCTGGTGGGGCAGGGCACGTCGCCCATGATTACACAGGGCATTATGGCGTATTGCGTATTGCGTGGCAACAACCCGGCCAAAGCCAGCGAGTACCTGCCCTACATTGCCACCACCGCCGACTATTTCTTAGGCAACAACCCGCTCAACCAGACGTGGGTAACGGGCATGGGCAAGCGCTACCCCCGCGAGTTGTTCCACATGGATGGCTGGTATAGTGGGGCCACCAACACTACCCGCAGCGGCATCGTACCCTACGGACAATGGCGCACCAGCAACCCCCGCCCGGCGCAAATTGGCTGGTGGGACATTCACTGGGCCGAAAAAACCATCACGCCCGCCAACCTCGACACCTGGCCCGGCCACGAACGCTGGTTCGATCAGCGACCCACGCCCCTCTCGTCGGAGTTCACCGTACACCAGACGCAGCGGTGGTCGATTATGGCGTTTGGTTTTCTGAATGCCGTGGAAGAGCCGCCGTTCACGGGCGTACCCGTAACGGGCGTAACGATAAACCCCACTAATCTTACCGTCGTGCTGGGTCGAACCAGTTCGGCAACGGCCACGGTACAGCCCGGCAATGCGACCAATCAGGGCGTTACGTGGAGCAGCAACAACACCGGCGTGGCAACAGTCGGCTCCGATGGCACCATCACGGGCGTGGCCGAGGGCAGCGCGGTAGTGACCGTAACGACCGCCGAGGGTAATTTCAGCCAGGCGGTGAACGTAACGGTAGTGCGCCGGGCCGTAACGGGCATTAGTGTATCGCCCACCTCACTCACCGTCCGGGTCGGACGCACGGGTAGCCTCTCGGCTACGGTACAGCCCACCGATGCCACCAACGCCAACATTACGTGGAGCAGCAGCAATACCAGCGTAGCAACTGTCGCTAACGGAGTTGTAACGGGCGTAACCGAGGGTACGGCCACGATCACCGTTACGACCGCCGACGGTAATTTCCAGCAGTCGGTGAACGTAACGGTATCTCCGCTGGTGGGCTTTACATGTTCCGGCAATCTCGCGGTCAACGGCGACGTAGAGGCACCGGACATCACGGCAGGGGCGTCTACGACCAACTCCGGCTTCCAGTCGTTCGGTAATGCTACGCTTGCCGACGATGCGGTATCGGGTGTGCAGGCCATCAAGCTCAGCAACTACATGCACCAGATTATCTTTAACCCGGCGATCAAAAAATATACGTTGCGGGTAAAGATCAAGCGGCAGGGCAACACCAACTACGCGGGTATGAAGCTGGCCTTCCAGAACAGCGCGAATCAGGAACTGCCGGGCGCAATCGAAACCAATATCACCAATACCGACTATCAGGAGATTGCGCTTGGCCCGCTGGATGCCCCGGCAGGTGCTGATAAGCTACTGATGCAATTCTTCGTAGGCGGGGGTTTCCTGCTCATCGACGACGTTTGCCTGACCGCACAGGACATTGCCGACACGCAGGCACCCAGCACACCAGCCAACCTGAGCGTGGTAAATGCCCTCAGCCAAAGCGTACAACTCGGCTGGACGGCCTCGACCGACAACGTAGCGGTGACGAAGTACGAAATCCACCAGAACGGCACCAAAGTGGGCGAAAGCACTACCAACGCCTTCTCGGTAACGGGCCTTACCGCCGGTACGTCGTACACGTTTACGGTGAAAGCGTTCGACGGGGCCGGGAACGTATCGAGCGAAAGTAACGCGGTTACGGCCACCACCCTACTCAGCGATCCGCGCTACGAACTACTGCCCACCGACGACAAAGACAACGACGGTAACGGCACCCGCGCTACGGTAAATCACAGTCAGTTTACGAACGCCTACTACAAGTTCAACCTTGCGGGCGTGTCGGGCACCCCTACCCGCGCCCTGCTGCGACTGAACAAAACCGACGGGCGGGCTATGCTGGCGTACCTCGGCGTCTTTGCCGATGATCAGGACGGTTGGACCGAGACCGGCAGCACCAATCCGCAAAATGCCACAACCATCAGCACGCGTTACCTGCCGTCGGGTACAGGGTCGGTTATCGAGTTCGACGTAACGAATTACGTATTGGCTGAGTTGGGCGCGGGACGTAACAAAATTGCGTCGTTTCAGGTCAACAACCACATCGGTAACTGGGTGAGTCTGGGTACGAAGGAAAACGCCGGGCCGAAGCCGCAACTAATCATCAGCACGGCGGCCTTTACCGACAGTCAGGCACCGACGGCCCCCACGGGCCTGACTGCGACCGAACAGGCGCAAACGGGCTTCAGGCTGTCGTGGGCCATCGCTACCGATAACGTGGGTGTCATAAGCTACGAGGTTTTCAACGGGGCGAACAAGATCGGAACCGTATCGGCGGAACTGCAAACGCTGCTCGTCAAGAATCTGACGTCCGGTACCGGCTATTCGTTTACGGTGCGCGCGGTCGATGGCGCGGGCAACGGTACGTCCAGCGCGGCCCTTGCAGTGACAACGGCGGCAGCGTCGGCCACGAGCATCGTGATGACCACCACCGACGACACCGGCACCCCCGACAACGCCATCGGAACGGCCCCCTACGCTACGTTGAGCCAGTGGAACAACTCGTTTGCCCGCTTCGACCTCGCCAACGTACAGGGCACTGTCTCGAACGCCAAACTGCGGCTGTTTGCGCCTAACGCCATCACAATGACGCTGAAAAACGCATCGACCAAAAGCTGGTCTGAGCGGAACCAGAGTTCGCTACCCTCGCCCACTGACCCGGTGCTGAAAACGGCTTCGTCGAGCACCAATAATACGTATGTCGAGTTCGACGTAACGGACCTGGTGCAGTCGGTACTAACGGGCGACAAATTGCTGTCGTGGGCCATCAACCACACGGCGGGCAACTGGCTCTCCTGGCGAACCAAAGAAGATGCCGTCAATATTCCGCAATTGGTACTGACGCTCGTTGGTGAAACCGCGCCTACAGTGGCTCCCACGTTTAGCGGACTGCCCGCATCTGGCACAGCTTGTACCGGAAGTAGCACTACGCTCACGGCGAGTTGCGCCAGCGGTGCTGTTACGTGGCAGGGAACACCCCAGGGCACCATCAGCGGGGCAGCCATCGTCTTGCCAACCGCAGCCGGAACGTATAACTACACAGCGGTTTGTGCGAATGCAGCCGGTTCGGGACCATCGGCTACTACCAGTTTGACGCTCAGTACGCCGGCAGCTCCCAACTGGGCCAACGCAGGCGGGCAGCAGTCGGCTACGGTGACGCAGAACGCCAGCAGCGTTACGTTCGTGGCAACCAACTGCACGGGCCAACTCAACTGGACAGGTCCCAACAGTACATCGGGCACGGGCAGCATCATCGTCTCTACGTCGCAGACTGGTACGTTCGTCTATGGCGGCACGTGTTCTATTGGCTCGTGTGTGAGTAGCCCGGCCAACGTGACGGTAACAGTAATGGCTCCTGCCCTGAAAGTACAATACGCCGACGGCGACAACGGGCAGTTGACCAATAACAACATCAAACCGTACTTACGCATCGTCAACGACGCTAATACGCCCGTTCCGCTCGGCGACCTAAAAATGCGCTACTGGTTTACGGCGGAAAACTTTGCCGACATCAACACCTGGATCGACCACGCACAACTGGGCAACAGCTACGTGCAGATGAAGTATTTCCGTACTGAACAGCCTCGCTCTGGTGCTGATGGCTATATCGAGTACAGTTTTGCACAACTGGCGGGCGACCTGTGGGCCAACGGCAGTACCGGCCCCATTCAGTCACGTTTTGCCAACAAAGACTGGGCCGAGCTCAGCGAGGCCGACGACTATTCGTACCGGGCGGGCAGCAATTACGCCAACCACGACCGTGTTACACTTTACCGCAAAGATGCGCAGGGCAACTGGCAACTAATCTGGGGCACCGAACCAGCGGTAGTGCCCGCAGTGCAGGGTGTACGGGTGCTTACGTCGAGTCAAAGCAGCGGTGCCAACGCCATCAGTACGTTTCTGAAGATAGAAAATACCGGCAACGTACCGATCAGGTACGAAGACCTGAACGTGCGGTATTGGTTTACCAGCGAAGGCGGCAGCGCGCTTACCTACTCGCTCGATTACGCCAAACTGGGCAACGGCAACGTAACGAGCCAGTTTACGCGGCTCAACCCCGCCCGCACCAAAGCCGACGTATATGTCGAGATGGCGTTCAAACCCTCGCTGGGTTCGCTCTTTCCGCGCAGTAACACGGGCAACATACAGTACCGGATCAACAAAGCCGACTGGTCGAACTTCGATCAGGCCAACGACCACTCGTATCTGTCGGGTAGCACCTTCGCCGAGAACAGCCGCGTTACGGTGTATCACAAAGGGCAGTTGATCTACGGCACCGAACCCCCAGCCGCTGGTGGCCGACTGCCAGCTTCTGAAACAACCGATACCTGGGAGGCTCGCCTGCTGGTTAACCCCAGCCCAGACCGTGACATACGCGTGGAGATACGCGGAGCCGAAGGGCAATCGCTGCGGTTAAGCCTGACCGACATTCAGGGTCGGGTTGTTGCCGAGCAGCACATCGATGCAGCCGGAGCCGTAGAAGAACGCTCGCTCGACAGTGGCAGTCGCAACCCCGGTCTGTTTCTTTTACACGTCAATACTGCCCGGAAGTCGGTTACGTTGCGCGCATTGCGGCAGTGA
- a CDS encoding aminotransferase class V-fold PLP-dependent enzyme, with protein sequence MTRTDFLRASLGLPLLPDLLKTLPELPNTSVADLVRDETFWADIRRGYALKPDYINLENGYYCIQPQTTLDAFRQHIGAVNREGSYYMRTRQFEDKNEARRLVAEVAGCSVSELIITRNTTESIDTVIAGLDWKPGDEAVMALQDYGAMLDMFRLQARRYGVVNRIVSVPNHPTSDDELVALYERALTPRTKLLLISHIINITGQILPVKKICAMARQKGVQTIVDGAHALAHIPFRVDELGCDYYASSLHKWLSVPLGAGMLYVRKDRIAGLWPLFGDSSFADDDIRKLNHTGTHPVHTDLAIADAVAYHNRLGGSLKENRLRYLQRHWTEPVRNLSNIRLNTPADPLRACAIANVGVVGMPPATLAKTLLSRFGIWTVAIDNEPAGVQGVRITPGLFTSLADVDALVKALRVLAG encoded by the coding sequence ATGACCCGAACCGACTTTTTGCGGGCTTCGCTTGGCCTGCCTTTGCTGCCCGACCTGCTCAAAACCCTCCCTGAGTTGCCGAACACGTCCGTAGCCGATCTGGTCCGCGACGAAACGTTCTGGGCAGATATTCGGCGGGGCTACGCGCTCAAACCGGACTACATCAATCTCGAAAACGGCTATTACTGTATTCAGCCGCAAACTACGCTCGACGCGTTTCGGCAACATATTGGCGCCGTAAACCGCGAAGGCTCATATTATATGCGGACGCGGCAGTTCGAGGATAAGAACGAAGCCCGGCGGCTCGTGGCCGAAGTGGCGGGTTGCTCTGTTAGTGAACTGATCATCACCCGAAATACAACCGAATCCATCGATACAGTAATTGCCGGTCTCGACTGGAAACCCGGCGATGAGGCTGTTATGGCTCTACAGGATTACGGGGCCATGCTCGACATGTTCCGGTTGCAGGCGCGTCGGTACGGCGTTGTAAACCGCATCGTTTCGGTGCCCAATCACCCAACTTCCGACGATGAACTGGTTGCCCTGTACGAACGTGCCCTAACGCCCCGCACCAAACTGCTGTTAATCAGCCATATCATTAATATCACGGGTCAGATTTTGCCCGTGAAGAAAATCTGTGCGATGGCCCGGCAAAAGGGTGTTCAGACGATAGTCGATGGGGCGCACGCGCTGGCACATATCCCGTTTCGGGTTGATGAACTGGGTTGCGATTATTATGCCAGCAGTTTGCACAAATGGCTGAGTGTACCGCTGGGGGCGGGTATGCTCTACGTCCGTAAAGACCGGATTGCGGGCTTGTGGCCGTTGTTTGGCGACAGTAGCTTTGCCGACGACGATATCCGCAAACTGAACCATACGGGCACGCACCCCGTGCATACCGACCTCGCCATTGCCGACGCCGTGGCCTACCACAATCGCTTAGGGGGGTCGCTTAAAGAAAACCGGTTGCGCTACCTCCAACGCCACTGGACCGAACCGGTGCGGAACCTGTCTAATATCCGGCTCAACACCCCCGCCGACCCGCTGCGGGCCTGCGCTATTGCCAACGTGGGCGTAGTAGGCATGCCACCAGCTACGCTCGCCAAAACCCTGCTCAGTCGCTTTGGTATCTGGACCGTTGCCATCGACAATGAACCGGCGGGTGTTCAGGGTGTGCGCATTACCCCCGGCTTGTTTACGTCATTAGCCGACGTAGATGCGTTGGTGAAGGCGTTGCGGGTGCTGGCGGGGTAG